Part of the Alteracholeplasma palmae J233 genome, ATTAATATCAAACGCCATGATTTGTTTATCATTTAATCCAAGTCTTGCTTGAACCAAATTCGCAATAGATGGGTTTCTATTATCATTGCTCATGGTAGCAACTACAATTAAATCTATTTTTTCTTTATCATAATTAGATTTAGTTATAGCATCTAATGCTGCTTTATATGCTAAATCTATATTTTTTTCTGTCTTAGCAATTCTTCGTTCGATTATTCCTGTTCTAGTTTGAATCCATTCATCTGATGTTTCTACTATTTGTTCTAAATCTTTATTTGTTAGTATATCTTCTGGGACATACTTTCCTGTTGATACTACCTTGATTCTAGGATTCATATATCCTCCTTTGGTTCCTGGCTATTAGTAAAAACACCAATATTTCTAAATTTATTATATCTATTTGTAAGTAATTCTTCTGTATTTTTTTTAACTAATTCTTTTAATGTCTTTGTTAAATATTTTTTAAAGGCTTCAATACCTTCATCAGGATTAACTGATAGAGGAACCTTTTCTTTAATAATCTCATCAACAATTTTCATTTCTTTTAAATCTAATGCTGTCAGTTTCATTAACTCTGCTGCCTCTTTTGCTCTTTGACTATCCTTAAATAAAATAGCTGCAAACCCTTCTGGAGATAAGATAGAGTAAATACTATTTTCAAACATAGCAAGAGAATCTGAAACACCAATAGCTAATGCCCCACCTGATCCTGCTTCTCCTAAAACCACACTAATAATTGGTGTTTTAAGTGTAATCATCTCTTTTAGATTATTAGCAATCGCATGAGCTTGTCCTCGCTCTTCAGCCTTAATTCCAGGATAAGCTCCTGGAGTATCAATAATTGTAATAATGGGTCTACCAAATTTTTCTGCTTGTTTCATTAATCTAAGTGCTTTATGATAACCCTCTGGATGAGGCATTCCAAAATTTCTCATAATTTTCTCTTTAGTTGTTACACCTTTTTCTTGGGCAATAATTGTGACTGGAGTATTTCCAAAAAAAGCTAGGCCACCAATAATAGATTGATCATCACCAATATATCTGTCTCCGTGAAGTTCAATAAAATCTGTGAAGACTCTTTCTATTAGAGTTTTTGAGGTAATTCTTTTACTATCTCTCGCTAATAAAACTTTTTCCCATGCTGTATGATTATTCATATATACCTCTTTGATGCAGTGTTAAAAGTTGTGTTAAAACACTTTTCATATCTTTTCTATGAACAATTAAATCTACTTGTCCTTTTTCTAACTGAAAATTTTCTGTTTGAAACCCTTCAGGTAAATCTTCTCCAATTGTTTGTTTAATGACACGAGGTCCTGCAAAACCTATAAGGGCTGTTTTCTCTGCAATATTAATATCTCCTAATGCTGCAAAGCTGGCTGCTACGCCTCCTGTTGTAGGATTAGTCATTACACTAATATAGAGTTGATTTAATCTACTTAATGCTGCTGAAGTTTTCGCCATTTGCATTAATGAAAGAATACCTTCTTGCATTCTTGCTCCTCCTGAAGCACTAAAAATAATAAGAGGCAGTTTATCTTGTTCTGACAATTCTATTAAGCGGGTTAATTTTTCTCCCACCACACTACCCATACTTCCCATCATAAATTGACTATCTAATATAGCAATATAGACCGGAATTTTATTTATTTTTGCTGATGCACAAATAAGGGCTTCATCTAATCCAGAAAATTTTTGTGCAGTACTTAATTTATCTTCATATCCAGGCATTAAAAGCGGGTTACTTGCTTCAATGTTTTTAAAAAGATGAGTTATTGAATCCTCATCAACAATCATCTGTAATCTTTTTTTTGCCCCTATTCTAAAATGGTGCCCACAATATGGGCACACATGTAAGTTTAGTTCTAATTCTTTGTTATATAAAGCACTCATACATGCTTCACATTGACTGAAAATATGATCAGGGATATCTATAGGTTTGTACTTAAACTCCCTTTTTCTAACAATTTTTTTAAATTCTAGTACTTTTTGTTTACGTTCATTTAATAAACTCTTCATGATATTCCTCCATCATTACTGAATGAAATCTAGCAATAAATCCAGTATCATATGAGCCTTTAATAAACTCCGGATGATGCATAATCATATATTGATATTCAATGTTAGTATCTATACCCTCAATAACAAATTGTTCTAATGCTACTCGCATTTTTCTAATTGCTTCTTTTCTAGTCTTACCAAAGACAATGAGTTTAGATAACATAGAGTCATAAAACGGTAAAACATCATAATCAGGATAGATAAAACCATCTATTCTAACTCCTAATCCTCCTGGTAATAGAATTCTTTTAATTCTACCTGGAGTTGGCATGAAGTTTTTAAATGGATTTTCTGCATTAATACGACATTCTATTGCATGCCCTAATATAGTTAAATCCTTTTGTTTTAGAGTTATTTTTTTATCATAGGCAATTTTTATTTGCTCTTTAATCAAATCTACTCCTGT contains:
- a CDS encoding acetyl-CoA carboxylase carboxyltransferase subunit alpha — its product is MNNHTAWEKVLLARDSKRITSKTLIERVFTDFIELHGDRYIGDDQSIIGGLAFFGNTPVTIIAQEKGVTTKEKIMRNFGMPHPEGYHKALRLMKQAEKFGRPIITIIDTPGAYPGIKAEERGQAHAIANNLKEMITLKTPIISVVLGEAGSGGALAIGVSDSLAMFENSIYSILSPEGFAAILFKDSQRAKEAAELMKLTALDLKEMKIVDEIIKEKVPLSVNPDEGIEAFKKYLTKTLKELVKKNTEELLTNRYNKFRNIGVFTNSQEPKEDI
- the accD gene encoding acetyl-CoA carboxylase, carboxyltransferase subunit beta, which codes for MKSLLNERKQKVLEFKKIVRKREFKYKPIDIPDHIFSQCEACMSALYNKELELNLHVCPYCGHHFRIGAKKRLQMIVDEDSITHLFKNIEASNPLLMPGYEDKLSTAQKFSGLDEALICASAKINKIPVYIAILDSQFMMGSMGSVVGEKLTRLIELSEQDKLPLIIFSASGGARMQEGILSLMQMAKTSAALSRLNQLYISVMTNPTTGGVAASFAALGDINIAEKTALIGFAGPRVIKQTIGEDLPEGFQTENFQLEKGQVDLIVHRKDMKSVLTQLLTLHQRGIYE